The Syngnathus typhle isolate RoL2023-S1 ecotype Sweden linkage group LG1, RoL_Styp_1.0, whole genome shotgun sequence genome includes a window with the following:
- the LOC133163669 gene encoding uncharacterized protein LOC133163669 isoform X1, whose translation MSAMMSAEPEEGVKGGREDIIQRRPSIVMLQNMLKKIPQSSTINQQQDAAANVTTDNELTQNGAHQSNPQSVASTNPFYSYHMESENKYGGVEDDRQKASHQARGYGDFVPLPEFQRSPLDWQGNVVTVSEAQKDLTQNSFHYMSNSFLSSGPADEQHRNITPSSAESPPENFFKSLQSKSLQDLLQDSSEDFNLEALSSGKVSDKPRGVLPDPFRPSPNTPEDLFVSPAENPFYSASSTASHLFQANGDKLSYSGLSGSDLDVFSPSSNVSSPIAKELFRDGGSTSEQFGATTPDGGKNFFTTLGDGGLAKSDLSEGALLSKYSDAGHDVVLTTPQGSKHKILQPTPFSQARNRSVSSDSSPTEPKHLTLTRRPPKPLPRSRPPKLGKPPVPDKSTKPAFVLEPELSGPPKPPPKPSKALPVSVIGAAGEPQGKKVDFEVFEDILLIGQEKCVEDWPEDSPQLLPDFKPSGKLRLRRESLKLKMDSEEAATGDVQDDAGVQVKRKDKKFLLVSRRNSKDKLPDDVKDGRSWTLPSQGKASKDNFYEMNLPVKREDGEQSWSEGKKKPLKTKVNQLLRRASTSLVQHHPSKDDGDDLKKRMNTKEYTLKWHSQEAMFDKGEEDEAARAQLDVADTYSGSKGKKKLKMKFGPQKGFSRSLEEQPQGAYGYTPRKDSKDREDPFFGGADMWQEHNFEDEEEIKSLPSNNQEEVPAFLSKQNRFPAEQLDYEAPNATDDFTAKKKFKAPVPLPRKSKPSYSSPASGEPLAFGDAAVAQASWQAGNWTDEDDVSLSGRQHGDPVVDYNYRQDELGLPKRQKKGKHKVFRKHKSKNKAWEGPVEDVAVNHLSEAAQAEWLAAQKDERMAAGLEDGEGEGDGDTDSLMEWWHTVKKWDEVPSDEDTKQPDESQSFTVLADKVNRGLRVFNKIFTERAEIFWQHVMKLHALADHLNTFHQKAKAAGITGSTTAAVGGVTAIAGLALAPFTFGASLIVTAVGVGVATAGGITSASATISDNVNHMQERKKVEAVLQEYESDFRILAEILHFVNHGLYKLRGHPFLRSGTQHYSEDWEVRKAVQMISLVDSPVLRAMDVTDAILQLLQGLQGGMDKYFRDNKNLKRAFKKEVVARIKEAANVLNDGVVELNAIREELQKAIGNF comes from the exons ATGAGTGCCATGATGAGCGCG GAGCCCGAGGAGGGGGTGAAGGGCGGTCGGGAGGACATCATCCAAAGACGACCC AGTATTGTGATGCTGCAAAACATGCTCAAGAAAATCCCCCAAAGCTCAACCATCAATCAGCAGCAG gaTGCCGCAGCGAACGTGACCACTGACAATGAGCTGACACAG AATGGAGCACACCAGTCGAACCCTCAG TCTGTGGCCAGCACTAACCCCTTTTATTCCTATCACATG GAATCCGAGAACAAGTACGGCGGAGTCGAGGATGATAGACAGAAAGCGTCGCACCAAGCGCGAGGCTATGGCGACTTTGTTCCTCTGCCTGAATTCCAACGTTCCCCTTTGGATTGGCAAGGAAATGTCGTCACAGTTTCTGAAGCTCAGAAGGACTTGACCCAGAATAGCTTCCATTATATGTCGAACAGCTTTTTGTCAAGCGGGCCTGCTGACGAGCAACATCGCAACATAACCCCGAGCTCAGCGGAAAGCCCTCCTGAGAACTTCTTCAAGAGCTTGCAGTCAAAGAGCTTGCAGGACCTTTTGCAAGATTCCTCGGAGGATTTTAACCTCGAGGCACTTTCATCGGGAAAAGTCTCGGATAAGCCTCGCGGTGTCTTACCGGATCCCTTTCGGCCTTCTCCCAACACGCCGGAGGATCTGTTTGTCTCTCCAGCGGAGAATCCGTTTTATTCTGCCTCGAGCACCGCATCACATTTGTTTCAGGCAAATGGAGACAAACTGTCTTATTCCGGATTATCTGGTTCTGATCTGGATGTGTTCTCCCCTTCTTCAAACGTCTCGAGCCCAATAGCGAAGGAGCTATTCCGTGACGGCGGCAGCACGAGCGAGCAGTTTGGTGCAACGACGCCCGACGGCGGCAAGAACTTTTTCACAACGCTTGGCGACGGCGGGTTGGCCAAATCGGACCTCTCGGAAGGGGCGCTCCTATCCAAGTATTCCGATGCGGGACATGACGTTGTGCTCACCACTCCTCAAGGAAGCAAACACAAAATCCTCCAGCCGACCCCCTTCAGTCAGGCCCGCAATCGGAGCGTGTCGTCAGACTCGTCTCCGACCGAGCCGAAGCAC TTGACGCTCACCAGGCGCCCGCCAAAGCCGCTTCCTCGTTCCAGACCTCCCAAGTTGGGGAAGCCCCCCGTTCCGGACAAGTCCACCAAGCCGGCCTTTGTG TTGGAGCCCGAACTCAGCGGTCCACCGAAGCCTCCTCCAAAACCGTCAAAAGCTCTCCCTGTTTCGGTCATCGGTGCCGCAGGCGAGCCTCAG GGCAAGAAAGTGGACTTTGAAGTCTTTGAGGACATCCTGCTGATTGGACAG GAAAAGTGCGTAGAAGACTGGCCAGAAGACAGTCCTCAACTCCTTCCCGACTTCAAACCG TCGGGAAAACTTCGACTCCGTCGCGAATCCCTCAAA CTCAAGATGGACTCTGAGGAAGCAGCAACAGGAGACGTTCAGGATGACGCCGGAGTGCAAGTCAAG AGGAAGGACAAGAAGTTTTTGCTGGTGTCCAGAAGAAACTCAAAG GACAAACTACCTGATGATGTGAAGGACGGCCGGAGCTGGACTTTACCCTCTCAGGGGAAGGCCTCAAAG GACAATTTTTACGAGATGAACTTACCAGTCAAGAGAGAAGATGGAGAGCAAAGTTGGTCTGAGGGCAAA AAAAAGCCTCTGAAGACAAAAGTCAACCAACTGCTCAGGCGGGCGTCAACCAGCCTCGTCCAGCACCATCCGAGCAAG GACGATGGCGACGACCTGAAGAAAAGGATGAACACGAAAGAATACACTCTGAAATGGCACTCTCAG GAAGCCATGTTTGATAAAGGTGAGGAAGATGAGGCGGCGCGAGCGCAGCTGGACGTGGCCGACACCTACTCCGGCAGC AAAGGCAAAAAGAAGCTCAAGATGAAGTTTGGCCCTCAAAAAGGATTTAGCCGTTCTCTGGAAGAGCAGCCCCAGGGCGCATATGGGTACACCCCCCGCAAGGACTCAAAG GACAGAGAAGATCCGTTTTTTGGTGGCGCGGACATGTGGCAG GAGCACAACtttgaagatgaggaggagataAAAAGTCTGCCTTCCAACAACCAG gaGGAGGTGCCTGCCTTTCTTTCCAAACAAAACCGATTCCCAGCAGAGCAGCTGGATTACGAAGCACCGAATGCGACGGATGACTTCACCGCG aaaaagaaGTTCAAGGCCCCGGTCCCGTTGCCGCGTAAATCAAAGCCCAGCTACAGTTCACCTGCATCGGGCGAGCCGTTGGCATTTGGCGATGCTGCTGTCGCGCAGGCGTCCTGG CAGGCGGGCAACTGGACAGATGAGGACGACGTCTCCTTAAGCGGAAGACAACACGGGGATCCCGTCGTGGACTACAACTACAGACAGGATGAGCTGGGCCTTCCCAAACGG CAGAAAAAGGGGAAGCACAAAGTCTTCCGAAAGCACAAATCAAAG AACAAAGCGTGGGAAGGCCCGGTCGAGGATGTGGCAGTCAACCACCTGTCTGAGGCAGCGCAG GCCGAGTGGTTGGCGGCACAGAAAGATGAGCGCATGGCGGCGGGACTGGAGGACGGCGAGGGCGAAGGCGACGGG GACACGGACAGCTTGATGGAGTGGTGGCACACGGTAAAAA AGTGGGATGAGGTGCCATCGGACGAAGACACCAAACAGCCTGACGAATCCCA GTCCTTCACCGTTTTGGCCGACAAGGTGAACCGAGGCCTGCGCGTGTTCAACAAGATTTTCACGGAACGCGCCGAGATCTTCTGGCAGCACGTGATGAAGCTCCACGCCCTCGCCGACCACCTCAACACATTCCACCAGAAAGCCAAAGCGGCCGGTATCACGGGCAGCACCACGGCGGCCGTCGGGGGCGTGACAGCCATCGCCGGCCTGGCCCTGGCCCCGTTCACCTTTGGCGCCTCGCTCATTGTCACGGCAGTCGGGGTAGGTGTGGCCACCGCCGGAGGGATCACTTCCGCCTCTGCCACCATCTCGGATAACGTCAACCACATGCAGGAGCGCAAGAAG GTGGAGGCGGTGCTGCAGGAGTACGAGTCGGACTTTCGCATCTTGGCCGAGATCCTTCACTTTGTCAACCACGGCTTGTATAAACTTCGCGGTCATCCTTTCCTCCGCTCCGGCACGCAGCATTATTCTGAGGACTGGGAGGTGCGCAAGGCGGTGCAGATGATCAGCTTGGTGGACTCGCCCGTCTTGCGAGCCATGGATGTGACGGACGCCATCTTACAGCTGCTTCAAGGACTTCAAGGCGGCATGGACAAGTACTTCAGGGACAACAAGAACTTGAAAAGAGCCTTCAAGAAGGAAGTGGTGGCTCGTATCAAAGAGGCAGCCAACGTGCTGAATGACGGCGTAGTTGAGCTCAACGCCATCAGAGAGGAGCTCCAGAAGGCCATCGGCAACTTTTAA
- the LOC133163669 gene encoding uncharacterized protein LOC133163669 isoform X3, which translates to MSAMMSAEPEEGVKGGREDIIQRRPSIVMLQNMLKKIPQSSTINQQQDAAANVTTDNELTQNGAHQSNPQSVASTNPFYSYHMESENKYGGVEDDRQKASHQARGYGDFVPLPEFQRSPLDWQGNVVTVSEAQKDLTQNSFHYMSNSFLSSGPADEQHRNITPSSAESPPENFFKSLQSKSLQDLLQDSSEDFNLEALSSGKVSDKPRGVLPDPFRPSPNTPEDLFVSPAENPFYSASSTASHLFQANGDKLSYSGLSGSDLDVFSPSSNVSSPIAKELFRDGGSTSEQFGATTPDGGKNFFTTLGDGGLAKSDLSEGALLSKYSDAGHDVVLTTPQGSKHKILQPTPFSQARNRSVSSDSSPTEPKHLTLTRRPPKPLPRSRPPKLGKPPVPDKSTKPAFVLEPELSGPPKPPPKPSKALPVSVIGAAGEPQGKKVDFEVFEDILLIGQEKCVEDWPEDSPQLLPDFKPSGKLRLRRESLKLKMDSEEAATGDVQDDAGVQVKRKDKKFLLVSRRNSKDKLPDDVKDGRSWTLPSQGKASKDNFYEMNLPVKREDGEQSWSEGKKKPLKTKVNQLLRRASTSLVQHHPSKDDGDDLKKRMNTKEYTLKWHSQEAMFDKGEEDEAARAQLDVADTYSGSKGKKKLKMKFGPQKGFSRSLEEQPQGAYGYTPRKDSKDREDPFFGGADMWQEHNFEDEEEIKSLPSNNQEEVPAFLSKQNRFPAEQLDYEAPNATDDFTAKKKFKAPVPLPRKSKPSYSSPASGEPLAFGDAAVAQASWQAGNWTDEDDVSLSGRQHGDPVVDYNYRQDELGLPKRKKGKHKVFRKHKSKNKAWEGPVEDVAVNHLSEAAQAEWLAAQKDERMAAGLEDGEGEGDGDTDSLMEWWHTVKKWDEVPSDEDTKQPDESQSFTVLADKVNRGLRVFNKIFTERAEIFWQHVMKLHALADHLNTFHQKAKAAGITGSTTAAVGGVTAIAGLALAPFTFGASLIVTAVGVGVATAGGITSASATISDNVNHMQERKKVEAVLQEYESDFRILAEILHFVNHGLYKLRGHPFLRSGTQHYSEDWEVRKAVQMISLVDSPVLRAMDVTDAILQLLQGLQGGMDKYFRDNKNLKRAFKKEVVARIKEAANVLNDGVVELNAIREELQKAIGNF; encoded by the exons ATGAGTGCCATGATGAGCGCG GAGCCCGAGGAGGGGGTGAAGGGCGGTCGGGAGGACATCATCCAAAGACGACCC AGTATTGTGATGCTGCAAAACATGCTCAAGAAAATCCCCCAAAGCTCAACCATCAATCAGCAGCAG gaTGCCGCAGCGAACGTGACCACTGACAATGAGCTGACACAG AATGGAGCACACCAGTCGAACCCTCAG TCTGTGGCCAGCACTAACCCCTTTTATTCCTATCACATG GAATCCGAGAACAAGTACGGCGGAGTCGAGGATGATAGACAGAAAGCGTCGCACCAAGCGCGAGGCTATGGCGACTTTGTTCCTCTGCCTGAATTCCAACGTTCCCCTTTGGATTGGCAAGGAAATGTCGTCACAGTTTCTGAAGCTCAGAAGGACTTGACCCAGAATAGCTTCCATTATATGTCGAACAGCTTTTTGTCAAGCGGGCCTGCTGACGAGCAACATCGCAACATAACCCCGAGCTCAGCGGAAAGCCCTCCTGAGAACTTCTTCAAGAGCTTGCAGTCAAAGAGCTTGCAGGACCTTTTGCAAGATTCCTCGGAGGATTTTAACCTCGAGGCACTTTCATCGGGAAAAGTCTCGGATAAGCCTCGCGGTGTCTTACCGGATCCCTTTCGGCCTTCTCCCAACACGCCGGAGGATCTGTTTGTCTCTCCAGCGGAGAATCCGTTTTATTCTGCCTCGAGCACCGCATCACATTTGTTTCAGGCAAATGGAGACAAACTGTCTTATTCCGGATTATCTGGTTCTGATCTGGATGTGTTCTCCCCTTCTTCAAACGTCTCGAGCCCAATAGCGAAGGAGCTATTCCGTGACGGCGGCAGCACGAGCGAGCAGTTTGGTGCAACGACGCCCGACGGCGGCAAGAACTTTTTCACAACGCTTGGCGACGGCGGGTTGGCCAAATCGGACCTCTCGGAAGGGGCGCTCCTATCCAAGTATTCCGATGCGGGACATGACGTTGTGCTCACCACTCCTCAAGGAAGCAAACACAAAATCCTCCAGCCGACCCCCTTCAGTCAGGCCCGCAATCGGAGCGTGTCGTCAGACTCGTCTCCGACCGAGCCGAAGCAC TTGACGCTCACCAGGCGCCCGCCAAAGCCGCTTCCTCGTTCCAGACCTCCCAAGTTGGGGAAGCCCCCCGTTCCGGACAAGTCCACCAAGCCGGCCTTTGTG TTGGAGCCCGAACTCAGCGGTCCACCGAAGCCTCCTCCAAAACCGTCAAAAGCTCTCCCTGTTTCGGTCATCGGTGCCGCAGGCGAGCCTCAG GGCAAGAAAGTGGACTTTGAAGTCTTTGAGGACATCCTGCTGATTGGACAG GAAAAGTGCGTAGAAGACTGGCCAGAAGACAGTCCTCAACTCCTTCCCGACTTCAAACCG TCGGGAAAACTTCGACTCCGTCGCGAATCCCTCAAA CTCAAGATGGACTCTGAGGAAGCAGCAACAGGAGACGTTCAGGATGACGCCGGAGTGCAAGTCAAG AGGAAGGACAAGAAGTTTTTGCTGGTGTCCAGAAGAAACTCAAAG GACAAACTACCTGATGATGTGAAGGACGGCCGGAGCTGGACTTTACCCTCTCAGGGGAAGGCCTCAAAG GACAATTTTTACGAGATGAACTTACCAGTCAAGAGAGAAGATGGAGAGCAAAGTTGGTCTGAGGGCAAA AAAAAGCCTCTGAAGACAAAAGTCAACCAACTGCTCAGGCGGGCGTCAACCAGCCTCGTCCAGCACCATCCGAGCAAG GACGATGGCGACGACCTGAAGAAAAGGATGAACACGAAAGAATACACTCTGAAATGGCACTCTCAG GAAGCCATGTTTGATAAAGGTGAGGAAGATGAGGCGGCGCGAGCGCAGCTGGACGTGGCCGACACCTACTCCGGCAGC AAAGGCAAAAAGAAGCTCAAGATGAAGTTTGGCCCTCAAAAAGGATTTAGCCGTTCTCTGGAAGAGCAGCCCCAGGGCGCATATGGGTACACCCCCCGCAAGGACTCAAAG GACAGAGAAGATCCGTTTTTTGGTGGCGCGGACATGTGGCAG GAGCACAACtttgaagatgaggaggagataAAAAGTCTGCCTTCCAACAACCAG gaGGAGGTGCCTGCCTTTCTTTCCAAACAAAACCGATTCCCAGCAGAGCAGCTGGATTACGAAGCACCGAATGCGACGGATGACTTCACCGCG aaaaagaaGTTCAAGGCCCCGGTCCCGTTGCCGCGTAAATCAAAGCCCAGCTACAGTTCACCTGCATCGGGCGAGCCGTTGGCATTTGGCGATGCTGCTGTCGCGCAGGCGTCCTGG CAGGCGGGCAACTGGACAGATGAGGACGACGTCTCCTTAAGCGGAAGACAACACGGGGATCCCGTCGTGGACTACAACTACAGACAGGATGAGCTGGGCCTTCCCAAACGG AAAAAGGGGAAGCACAAAGTCTTCCGAAAGCACAAATCAAAG AACAAAGCGTGGGAAGGCCCGGTCGAGGATGTGGCAGTCAACCACCTGTCTGAGGCAGCGCAG GCCGAGTGGTTGGCGGCACAGAAAGATGAGCGCATGGCGGCGGGACTGGAGGACGGCGAGGGCGAAGGCGACGGG GACACGGACAGCTTGATGGAGTGGTGGCACACGGTAAAAA AGTGGGATGAGGTGCCATCGGACGAAGACACCAAACAGCCTGACGAATCCCA GTCCTTCACCGTTTTGGCCGACAAGGTGAACCGAGGCCTGCGCGTGTTCAACAAGATTTTCACGGAACGCGCCGAGATCTTCTGGCAGCACGTGATGAAGCTCCACGCCCTCGCCGACCACCTCAACACATTCCACCAGAAAGCCAAAGCGGCCGGTATCACGGGCAGCACCACGGCGGCCGTCGGGGGCGTGACAGCCATCGCCGGCCTGGCCCTGGCCCCGTTCACCTTTGGCGCCTCGCTCATTGTCACGGCAGTCGGGGTAGGTGTGGCCACCGCCGGAGGGATCACTTCCGCCTCTGCCACCATCTCGGATAACGTCAACCACATGCAGGAGCGCAAGAAG GTGGAGGCGGTGCTGCAGGAGTACGAGTCGGACTTTCGCATCTTGGCCGAGATCCTTCACTTTGTCAACCACGGCTTGTATAAACTTCGCGGTCATCCTTTCCTCCGCTCCGGCACGCAGCATTATTCTGAGGACTGGGAGGTGCGCAAGGCGGTGCAGATGATCAGCTTGGTGGACTCGCCCGTCTTGCGAGCCATGGATGTGACGGACGCCATCTTACAGCTGCTTCAAGGACTTCAAGGCGGCATGGACAAGTACTTCAGGGACAACAAGAACTTGAAAAGAGCCTTCAAGAAGGAAGTGGTGGCTCGTATCAAAGAGGCAGCCAACGTGCTGAATGACGGCGTAGTTGAGCTCAACGCCATCAGAGAGGAGCTCCAGAAGGCCATCGGCAACTTTTAA
- the LOC133163669 gene encoding uncharacterized protein LOC133163669 isoform X2 has product MSAMMSAEPEEGVKGGREDIIQRRPSIVMLQNMLKKIPQSSTINQQQDAAANVTTDNELTQNGAHQSNPQSVASTNPFYSYHMESENKYGGVEDDRQKASHQARGYGDFVPLPEFQRSPLDWQGNVVTVSEAQKDLTQNSFHYMSNSFLSSGPADEQHRNITPSSAESPPENFFKSLQSKSLQDLLQDSSEDFNLEALSSGKVSDKPRGVLPDPFRPSPNTPEDLFVSPAENPFYSASSTASHLFQANGDKLSYSGLSGSDLDVFSPSSNVSSPIAKELFRDGGSTSEQFGATTPDGGKNFFTTLGDGGLAKSDLSEGALLSKYSDAGHDVVLTTPQGSKHKILQPTPFSQARNRSVSSDSSPTEPKHLTLTRRPPKPLPRSRPPKLGKPPVPDKSTKPAFVLEPELSGPPKPPPKPSKALPVSVIGAAGEPQGKKVDFEVFEDILLIGQEKCVEDWPEDSPQLLPDFKPSGKLRLRRESLKLKMDSEEAATGDVQDDAGVQVKRKDKKFLLVSRRNSKDKLPDDVKDGRSWTLPSQGKASKDNFYEMNLPVKREDGEQSWSEGKKKPLKTKVNQLLRRASTSLVQHHPSKDDGDDLKKRMNTKEYTLKWHSQEAMFDKGEEDEAARAQLDVADTYSGSKGKKKLKMKFGPQKGFSRSLEEQPQGAYGYTPRKDSKDREDPFFGGADMWQEHNFEDEEEIKSLPSNNQEEVPAFLSKQNRFPAEQLDYEAPNATDDFTAKKKFKAPVPLPRKSKPSYSSPASGEPLAFGDAAVAQASWAGNWTDEDDVSLSGRQHGDPVVDYNYRQDELGLPKRQKKGKHKVFRKHKSKNKAWEGPVEDVAVNHLSEAAQAEWLAAQKDERMAAGLEDGEGEGDGDTDSLMEWWHTVKKWDEVPSDEDTKQPDESQSFTVLADKVNRGLRVFNKIFTERAEIFWQHVMKLHALADHLNTFHQKAKAAGITGSTTAAVGGVTAIAGLALAPFTFGASLIVTAVGVGVATAGGITSASATISDNVNHMQERKKVEAVLQEYESDFRILAEILHFVNHGLYKLRGHPFLRSGTQHYSEDWEVRKAVQMISLVDSPVLRAMDVTDAILQLLQGLQGGMDKYFRDNKNLKRAFKKEVVARIKEAANVLNDGVVELNAIREELQKAIGNF; this is encoded by the exons ATGAGTGCCATGATGAGCGCG GAGCCCGAGGAGGGGGTGAAGGGCGGTCGGGAGGACATCATCCAAAGACGACCC AGTATTGTGATGCTGCAAAACATGCTCAAGAAAATCCCCCAAAGCTCAACCATCAATCAGCAGCAG gaTGCCGCAGCGAACGTGACCACTGACAATGAGCTGACACAG AATGGAGCACACCAGTCGAACCCTCAG TCTGTGGCCAGCACTAACCCCTTTTATTCCTATCACATG GAATCCGAGAACAAGTACGGCGGAGTCGAGGATGATAGACAGAAAGCGTCGCACCAAGCGCGAGGCTATGGCGACTTTGTTCCTCTGCCTGAATTCCAACGTTCCCCTTTGGATTGGCAAGGAAATGTCGTCACAGTTTCTGAAGCTCAGAAGGACTTGACCCAGAATAGCTTCCATTATATGTCGAACAGCTTTTTGTCAAGCGGGCCTGCTGACGAGCAACATCGCAACATAACCCCGAGCTCAGCGGAAAGCCCTCCTGAGAACTTCTTCAAGAGCTTGCAGTCAAAGAGCTTGCAGGACCTTTTGCAAGATTCCTCGGAGGATTTTAACCTCGAGGCACTTTCATCGGGAAAAGTCTCGGATAAGCCTCGCGGTGTCTTACCGGATCCCTTTCGGCCTTCTCCCAACACGCCGGAGGATCTGTTTGTCTCTCCAGCGGAGAATCCGTTTTATTCTGCCTCGAGCACCGCATCACATTTGTTTCAGGCAAATGGAGACAAACTGTCTTATTCCGGATTATCTGGTTCTGATCTGGATGTGTTCTCCCCTTCTTCAAACGTCTCGAGCCCAATAGCGAAGGAGCTATTCCGTGACGGCGGCAGCACGAGCGAGCAGTTTGGTGCAACGACGCCCGACGGCGGCAAGAACTTTTTCACAACGCTTGGCGACGGCGGGTTGGCCAAATCGGACCTCTCGGAAGGGGCGCTCCTATCCAAGTATTCCGATGCGGGACATGACGTTGTGCTCACCACTCCTCAAGGAAGCAAACACAAAATCCTCCAGCCGACCCCCTTCAGTCAGGCCCGCAATCGGAGCGTGTCGTCAGACTCGTCTCCGACCGAGCCGAAGCAC TTGACGCTCACCAGGCGCCCGCCAAAGCCGCTTCCTCGTTCCAGACCTCCCAAGTTGGGGAAGCCCCCCGTTCCGGACAAGTCCACCAAGCCGGCCTTTGTG TTGGAGCCCGAACTCAGCGGTCCACCGAAGCCTCCTCCAAAACCGTCAAAAGCTCTCCCTGTTTCGGTCATCGGTGCCGCAGGCGAGCCTCAG GGCAAGAAAGTGGACTTTGAAGTCTTTGAGGACATCCTGCTGATTGGACAG GAAAAGTGCGTAGAAGACTGGCCAGAAGACAGTCCTCAACTCCTTCCCGACTTCAAACCG TCGGGAAAACTTCGACTCCGTCGCGAATCCCTCAAA CTCAAGATGGACTCTGAGGAAGCAGCAACAGGAGACGTTCAGGATGACGCCGGAGTGCAAGTCAAG AGGAAGGACAAGAAGTTTTTGCTGGTGTCCAGAAGAAACTCAAAG GACAAACTACCTGATGATGTGAAGGACGGCCGGAGCTGGACTTTACCCTCTCAGGGGAAGGCCTCAAAG GACAATTTTTACGAGATGAACTTACCAGTCAAGAGAGAAGATGGAGAGCAAAGTTGGTCTGAGGGCAAA AAAAAGCCTCTGAAGACAAAAGTCAACCAACTGCTCAGGCGGGCGTCAACCAGCCTCGTCCAGCACCATCCGAGCAAG GACGATGGCGACGACCTGAAGAAAAGGATGAACACGAAAGAATACACTCTGAAATGGCACTCTCAG GAAGCCATGTTTGATAAAGGTGAGGAAGATGAGGCGGCGCGAGCGCAGCTGGACGTGGCCGACACCTACTCCGGCAGC AAAGGCAAAAAGAAGCTCAAGATGAAGTTTGGCCCTCAAAAAGGATTTAGCCGTTCTCTGGAAGAGCAGCCCCAGGGCGCATATGGGTACACCCCCCGCAAGGACTCAAAG GACAGAGAAGATCCGTTTTTTGGTGGCGCGGACATGTGGCAG GAGCACAACtttgaagatgaggaggagataAAAAGTCTGCCTTCCAACAACCAG gaGGAGGTGCCTGCCTTTCTTTCCAAACAAAACCGATTCCCAGCAGAGCAGCTGGATTACGAAGCACCGAATGCGACGGATGACTTCACCGCG aaaaagaaGTTCAAGGCCCCGGTCCCGTTGCCGCGTAAATCAAAGCCCAGCTACAGTTCACCTGCATCGGGCGAGCCGTTGGCATTTGGCGATGCTGCTGTCGCGCAGGCGTCCTGG GCGGGCAACTGGACAGATGAGGACGACGTCTCCTTAAGCGGAAGACAACACGGGGATCCCGTCGTGGACTACAACTACAGACAGGATGAGCTGGGCCTTCCCAAACGG CAGAAAAAGGGGAAGCACAAAGTCTTCCGAAAGCACAAATCAAAG AACAAAGCGTGGGAAGGCCCGGTCGAGGATGTGGCAGTCAACCACCTGTCTGAGGCAGCGCAG GCCGAGTGGTTGGCGGCACAGAAAGATGAGCGCATGGCGGCGGGACTGGAGGACGGCGAGGGCGAAGGCGACGGG GACACGGACAGCTTGATGGAGTGGTGGCACACGGTAAAAA AGTGGGATGAGGTGCCATCGGACGAAGACACCAAACAGCCTGACGAATCCCA GTCCTTCACCGTTTTGGCCGACAAGGTGAACCGAGGCCTGCGCGTGTTCAACAAGATTTTCACGGAACGCGCCGAGATCTTCTGGCAGCACGTGATGAAGCTCCACGCCCTCGCCGACCACCTCAACACATTCCACCAGAAAGCCAAAGCGGCCGGTATCACGGGCAGCACCACGGCGGCCGTCGGGGGCGTGACAGCCATCGCCGGCCTGGCCCTGGCCCCGTTCACCTTTGGCGCCTCGCTCATTGTCACGGCAGTCGGGGTAGGTGTGGCCACCGCCGGAGGGATCACTTCCGCCTCTGCCACCATCTCGGATAACGTCAACCACATGCAGGAGCGCAAGAAG GTGGAGGCGGTGCTGCAGGAGTACGAGTCGGACTTTCGCATCTTGGCCGAGATCCTTCACTTTGTCAACCACGGCTTGTATAAACTTCGCGGTCATCCTTTCCTCCGCTCCGGCACGCAGCATTATTCTGAGGACTGGGAGGTGCGCAAGGCGGTGCAGATGATCAGCTTGGTGGACTCGCCCGTCTTGCGAGCCATGGATGTGACGGACGCCATCTTACAGCTGCTTCAAGGACTTCAAGGCGGCATGGACAAGTACTTCAGGGACAACAAGAACTTGAAAAGAGCCTTCAAGAAGGAAGTGGTGGCTCGTATCAAAGAGGCAGCCAACGTGCTGAATGACGGCGTAGTTGAGCTCAACGCCATCAGAGAGGAGCTCCAGAAGGCCATCGGCAACTTTTAA